In a genomic window of Methanocalculus alkaliphilus:
- a CDS encoding N-6 DNA methylase, translating to MALKKTQLYSSLWQSCDELRGGMDASQYKDYILTLLFMKYVTDKSERDPNSVIEVPEGGGFSDMVRLKGDKEIGDRINKIISRLAEANDLKGVIDLADFNDESRLGTGKEMQDRLSKLIAIFDSLDFSANGPEGDDLLGDAYEYLMRNFATESGKSKGQFYTPAEVSRIIAKVVGIGPNTRQDQTIYDPTCGSGSLLLKAAEEAPRGISIYGQEMDNATWSLARMNMFLHNYPTHVIWRGNTLSSPHFKDDDGGLKTFDFAVANPPFSSKAWTSGLDPEHDLFGRFDPGVPPSKNGDYAFLLHLIKSLKSTGKGAIILPHGVLFRGNKEGDIRRNLIKRGYIKGIIGLPANLFYGTGIPACIIVVDKENAHVRTGIFMIDASKGYAKDGNKNRLRSQDIHKIVDVFNHQIDLPGYSRMVPVAEIADPANDYNLNIPRYIDSSDPEDLHDLDAHMNGGIPDRDIDALEEYWAVFPTLRHELFKGNGRPGYSEPKVEAREVRGVILAHPEFKAYASRIAGIFREWRSAHEPLLSGLSSEHKTKEVIHTLSEDLLKRYANLPLLSRYDVYQRLMDYWAEVMQDDAGMIIADGWVEAARPRGIIEDKERKIKETPDLVVNRKKYKMDLVPPSLIISRYCADEQEGIDRLRMEQENAARELEEFIEEHTGEEGLLEDAKSEAGKMTKGDLSKRLKEIGRDPEYADERDALTRCLSLTDADSEAAKAVKTAQATLDAAVLAMYPKLNEDAIKALVINDKWFASICSAIEGEVQQATQRLATRVKELDERYADPMPKLEDEVEEYAAKVEEHLKRMGVEWE from the coding sequence ATGGCACTCAAAAAGACCCAACTCTATAGCTCACTCTGGCAGAGCTGCGATGAACTCCGTGGCGGGATGGATGCCTCGCAGTACAAGGATTACATCCTCACCCTCCTCTTCATGAAATATGTCACCGATAAGAGCGAGCGTGATCCAAATTCGGTGATCGAAGTCCCCGAAGGCGGCGGCTTCTCCGATATGGTCCGGCTGAAAGGAGACAAGGAGATCGGGGATCGGATCAACAAGATCATCAGCAGGCTTGCAGAGGCAAACGATCTCAAGGGTGTCATCGATCTCGCTGACTTCAATGACGAGTCCAGACTCGGCACCGGCAAGGAGATGCAGGACCGGCTCTCGAAGCTGATCGCCATCTTTGATTCGCTTGACTTCAGTGCGAATGGCCCCGAAGGAGACGATCTCCTTGGAGATGCCTACGAATACCTGATGCGTAACTTCGCAACCGAGTCCGGCAAGAGCAAAGGGCAGTTCTATACTCCGGCCGAGGTCTCCAGGATCATTGCGAAGGTGGTCGGGATCGGTCCCAATACCCGCCAGGATCAGACGATCTATGATCCCACCTGCGGTTCCGGCTCACTGCTCCTGAAGGCGGCAGAAGAAGCACCCCGTGGCATCTCGATCTATGGGCAGGAGATGGACAATGCCACCTGGTCGCTTGCCCGGATGAATATGTTCCTCCACAATTACCCGACCCATGTTATCTGGCGGGGGAACACCCTCTCCTCTCCGCACTTCAAAGACGACGACGGCGGCCTGAAGACCTTCGACTTTGCCGTCGCCAATCCGCCATTTTCATCAAAGGCATGGACGAGCGGCCTTGATCCTGAGCATGATCTATTTGGCCGCTTCGATCCCGGTGTACCGCCGTCAAAGAATGGTGATTATGCCTTCCTCCTCCACCTGATAAAATCCCTCAAAAGCACAGGGAAGGGGGCGATCATCCTCCCGCATGGCGTCCTCTTCCGGGGGAACAAGGAGGGTGATATCCGGAGAAACCTCATCAAACGGGGGTACATCAAAGGGATCATCGGTCTGCCTGCCAATCTCTTCTATGGAACCGGCATCCCTGCCTGCATCATCGTCGTGGATAAGGAGAATGCCCATGTCCGGACCGGCATCTTCATGATCGATGCATCAAAGGGGTATGCCAAGGATGGAAACAAGAATCGGCTCCGGTCGCAGGATATCCATAAGATCGTGGATGTCTTCAACCATCAGATCGACCTTCCCGGCTACTCCCGGATGGTCCCGGTTGCCGAGATTGCCGATCCGGCAAATGACTACAACCTGAATATCCCCCGGTACATCGATTCCAGTGATCCGGAAGATCTCCATGATCTCGATGCCCATATGAACGGGGGCATCCCGGATCGTGATATCGATGCCCTGGAGGAGTACTGGGCCGTCTTCCCGACGCTCCGGCATGAGCTATTCAAAGGCAATGGCCGGCCCGGGTACTCGGAGCCGAAGGTCGAAGCCCGTGAGGTCAGGGGGGTGATCCTCGCCCATCCCGAGTTTAAAGCATATGCATCCCGGATTGCGGGGATCTTCAGGGAATGGCGATCCGCCCATGAGCCTCTGCTGAGCGGGCTTTCATCTGAACATAAGACGAAAGAGGTGATCCATACCCTCTCCGAGGATCTCCTGAAGCGGTATGCCAACCTTCCGCTCCTGAGCAGGTACGATGTCTATCAGCGCTTGATGGACTACTGGGCAGAAGTGATGCAGGATGATGCCGGGATGATCATCGCCGATGGCTGGGTCGAGGCGGCCCGCCCCCGTGGGATCATCGAGGATAAGGAGCGGAAGATTAAGGAGACCCCGGATCTGGTCGTCAACCGGAAGAAGTACAAGATGGATCTGGTTCCCCCCTCTCTCATCATCTCCCGGTACTGTGCAGATGAGCAGGAGGGAATCGACCGTCTCCGAATGGAGCAGGAGAATGCCGCCCGCGAGCTTGAGGAGTTCATCGAGGAGCATACCGGCGAGGAGGGGCTCCTTGAGGATGCAAAGAGTGAGGCAGGGAAGATGACAAAAGGCGATCTCAGCAAAAGGCTCAAAGAGATCGGCCGCGATCCCGAGTATGCCGACGAGCGGGACGCCCTCACCCGCTGCCTCTCCCTGACGGATGCAGATTCAGAGGCGGCGAAGGCGGTCAAGACCGCCCAGGCGACGCTTGATGCAGCGGTGCTTGCCATGTACCCGAAGCTCAACGAGGATGCGATCAAGGCACTCGTCATTAACGACAAGTGGTTCGCCTCCATCTGCTCGGCAATCGAAGGCGAAGTCCAGCAGGCAACCCAGCGGCTCGCCACCCGGGTGAAGGAGCTGGACGAGCGGTATGCCGATCCAATGCCGAAGCTTGAGGATGAGGTGGAGGAGTACGCGGCGAAGGTCGAGGAGCATCTGAAGAGGATGGGGGTTGAGTGGGAGTGA
- a CDS encoding nicotinate phosphoribosyltransferase, with translation METVSREGCLENKCGERRQEGAPSRFAIYVSVAYIGTLMSRFGSLDPELIQSGGCTDVYFPRCESVLERAGVNPSVVMEVSVASLPLGFGILAGLDAVLDLFAGMPVSVSAMPEGSIFFPDEPVMVISGKYRDFGRFETALLGFLCHASGIATAAAHVVSVAGGRPIYSFGSRRQHPAIAPMIERSAWIGGVAAVSNTAAPEDIPLAGTMPHAFVLSFDTPEAAWAAYAEHADPEVPRIMLCDTLSDEKAEALAAARIGCAAVRLDTPRSRRGDIRSIIGEVRWELDTHGYRDVQIFLSGGVTAADVAALRDLVDAFGVGGAIANAPVIDFSADIIEKDGIPIAKRGRRSGQKQVWRLPGGHRITLPAGRQPPEAGAETERETGAVPLLQPCIQDGRIITGTTADAARRRADEEMQLYGGGGPHLRG, from the coding sequence GTGGAAACGGTATCCCGAGAGGGGTGTCTGGAGAACAAGTGCGGAGAGCGAAGGCAGGAGGGGGCGCCGTCACGCTTCGCAATCTATGTATCGGTTGCATACATTGGTACTCTCATGAGCCGGTTTGGGAGCCTTGATCCGGAGTTGATACAGAGCGGCGGGTGTACTGATGTCTACTTCCCGCGATGCGAGTCGGTGCTTGAGCGTGCCGGGGTGAACCCGTCTGTCGTGATGGAGGTCTCGGTTGCCTCGCTGCCGCTTGGGTTTGGTATCCTGGCCGGCCTCGATGCGGTCCTCGATCTCTTTGCCGGGATGCCGGTCTCGGTCTCTGCGATGCCGGAAGGCTCGATCTTCTTCCCTGATGAGCCGGTGATGGTGATCTCCGGGAAGTACCGTGATTTCGGACGGTTCGAGACGGCCCTCCTCGGCTTCCTCTGCCATGCCTCCGGGATCGCGACCGCCGCCGCCCATGTCGTCTCGGTTGCCGGGGGGCGGCCGATCTACTCCTTCGGCTCACGACGGCAGCACCCGGCGATAGCTCCCATGATCGAGCGGTCCGCCTGGATCGGGGGCGTTGCAGCGGTGAGCAACACCGCCGCCCCGGAGGATATCCCGCTCGCCGGGACGATGCCCCACGCCTTCGTCCTCTCCTTCGACACCCCGGAGGCGGCGTGGGCGGCATATGCAGAGCATGCCGATCCCGAGGTCCCCCGGATCATGCTCTGCGACACGCTATCGGATGAGAAGGCCGAGGCCCTTGCCGCCGCCCGGATCGGCTGTGCAGCGGTCCGGCTCGACACCCCCCGGTCCCGGCGTGGCGATATCCGGTCGATCATCGGCGAAGTCCGGTGGGAGCTTGACACCCACGGCTACCGCGACGTCCAAATCTTCCTCTCCGGCGGCGTCACCGCAGCCGACGTCGCCGCCCTCCGCGATCTCGTCGATGCCTTCGGGGTCGGCGGCGCCATCGCCAATGCGCCCGTCATCGACTTCTCCGCCGACATCATCGAGAAAGACGGCATCCCCATCGCCAAACGGGGCCGCCGCAGCGGGCAAAAGCAGGTCTGGCGGCTCCCCGGCGGCCACAGGATCACCCTCCCCGCAGGCAGACAGCCCCCCGAGGCCGGGGCAGAGACAGAGAGAGAAACAGGGGCCGTCCCCCTCCTCCAGCCCTGCATCCAGGACGGCCGGATCATCACCGGAACAACCGCCGACGCCGCCCGCCGCCGGGCAGACGAAGAGATGCAGCTCTACGGGGGCGGCGGCCCGCATTTGAGAGGGTAG
- a CDS encoding DUF61 family protein codes for MRDRPDITDESVMMKWMALEFGRMNKGIVTSRRTLAELLAEVAPTAATKGGGEHRFDRRVLAALGEKLPPEMHRRLRLPILFRQDMTVASGVYLTDEAAVTALQMLGELGPLYRMEKGRLWISRPIAYAILLKYPTAVQMMIF; via the coding sequence ATGCGTGACCGGCCGGATATCACAGATGAGTCGGTGATGATGAAGTGGATGGCCCTTGAGTTTGGGAGGATGAACAAGGGGATCGTCACCAGCCGCAGAACCCTCGCTGAACTGCTTGCCGAAGTGGCACCGACTGCCGCGACGAAGGGGGGCGGGGAGCACCGCTTCGACCGCAGGGTCCTTGCCGCCCTCGGGGAGAAGCTCCCTCCCGAGATGCACCGCCGGCTCCGGCTTCCAATCCTCTTTCGCCAGGATATGACCGTCGCGAGCGGTGTCTATCTCACTGACGAGGCGGCGGTGACCGCCCTGCAGATGCTGGGTGAGCTCGGGCCGCTCTACCGGATGGAGAAGGGGCGGCTCTGGATCTCGCGCCCGATTGCATACGCGATCCTGCTGAAGTACCCGACCGCGGTCCAGATGATGATCTTCTGA
- a CDS encoding GNAT family N-acetyltransferase: MMTGDSDSISIERCTTHETEAFLDLYVDLFYEREPLTGCIGFTKEQMAFVARNLYAGSNNLLSQGLCWIARDRTEENRGVGIIACDDPVAAGELRIPEGISEMDAEKIMVAMGLLEEIGRPMKERLAQGEGTCLHVAAVGVAPEYEGAGIATRLLQTALSEAGSRGFRYVFAECTSPASRRLHEKAGFTCLHRVSVSSFTQNGRTPMPDCDLDIDLMVKSLGEGVITGAETVSR; the protein is encoded by the coding sequence ATGATGACCGGAGATAGTGATTCGATCTCAATAGAGCGATGCACGACCCATGAAACCGAGGCATTTCTGGATCTGTACGTGGATCTCTTTTATGAACGTGAACCATTGACGGGATGCATCGGCTTTACGAAGGAGCAGATGGCCTTCGTCGCCAGGAATCTGTATGCAGGATCAAATAATCTCCTGTCGCAGGGTCTCTGCTGGATTGCACGGGATCGTACGGAAGAGAACCGGGGCGTTGGGATTATCGCCTGTGACGATCCGGTTGCGGCAGGCGAGCTCCGGATACCGGAGGGCATCAGTGAGATGGATGCCGAGAAGATTATGGTCGCGATGGGTCTCCTCGAGGAGATCGGCCGCCCCATGAAGGAGAGGCTCGCCCAGGGGGAAGGTACCTGCCTGCACGTGGCTGCGGTCGGGGTTGCACCGGAGTATGAAGGTGCAGGCATTGCGACACGCCTTCTCCAGACGGCGCTTTCGGAGGCGGGGAGCCGTGGCTTCCGGTATGTATTTGCGGAATGCACCAGCCCGGCATCCCGCAGGCTTCATGAGAAGGCCGGGTTTACATGTCTCCATCGTGTGTCTGTGAGCTCGTTCACCCAGAATGGCAGAACCCCGATGCCGGACTGTGATCTGGATATCGACCTGATGGTGAAGAGTCTCGGTGAGGGGGTCATTACAGGAGCTGAGACCGTTTCCAGGTGA
- a CDS encoding pirin family protein, with amino-acid sequence MPQTRSIEEVFIARETMEGAGVRLHRAFGHAQIPRFDPFLMFDDFRGDDPGDYLAGFPWHPHRGIETVTYMLEGRVEHGDSMGHAGSVPAGGIQWMTAGSGIIHQEMPKPVNGRMGGFQLWVNLPRSHKMMKPRYQEILATEIPLVTLPGGAAVRVICGTVGGVAGPVRDLMADPEYLDVTLEPGAAFSHQVAPGYMAGAYVFAGSGRFDPQRGEEHGNRRMILFGSAGDRVDVAAGDAGVRFLFFSGRPLREPIAWGGPIVMNTDAELRQAFAEYRDGTFIRS; translated from the coding sequence ATGCCTCAGACGAGATCGATAGAGGAGGTTTTTATTGCCCGTGAGACGATGGAGGGGGCGGGTGTCCGGCTTCACCGGGCCTTCGGTCATGCCCAGATACCACGTTTTGACCCGTTCCTCATGTTTGATGACTTCCGGGGCGATGATCCGGGGGATTATCTCGCCGGGTTCCCCTGGCATCCGCACCGGGGGATTGAGACGGTGACCTATATGCTGGAGGGGAGGGTCGAGCATGGCGACAGCATGGGCCATGCCGGGAGCGTCCCTGCCGGAGGGATCCAGTGGATGACCGCCGGCTCCGGTATCATTCACCAGGAGATGCCAAAGCCGGTCAACGGGCGGATGGGGGGCTTCCAGCTCTGGGTGAATCTTCCACGGAGCCATAAGATGATGAAGCCACGGTACCAGGAGATTTTGGCGACTGAAATCCCCCTGGTGACGCTGCCGGGGGGTGCTGCCGTCCGGGTCATCTGCGGCACGGTCGGCGGGGTCGCCGGTCCGGTCCGGGATCTGATGGCCGACCCGGAGTACCTTGATGTGACGCTTGAGCCGGGGGCGGCCTTTTCCCATCAGGTGGCTCCCGGCTATATGGCGGGTGCGTATGTTTTTGCAGGGTCGGGGAGATTTGATCCACAGAGGGGGGAAGAACATGGAAACAGGAGGATGATCCTCTTTGGCTCTGCCGGGGACAGGGTGGATGTCGCTGCCGGTGACGCGGGGGTCCGGTTCCTCTTCTTCTCCGGGAGGCCCCTCCGTGAGCCGATAGCCTGGGGCGGGCCGATTGTGATGAATACGGATGCGGAACTGAGGCAGGCGTTTGCGGAGTACCGGGACGGGACGTTTATCAGGAGTTGA
- a CDS encoding SurA N-terminal domain-containing protein, whose product MKRELMICMMGLFLLFTACFAGCVGESPEGIDDPMVIGDPGSSELPDQEMNEDDGFQEARPHLEQQLRMEAEQQLIQAHLTDLTEQADIRIDDAAVDGGADDSVVAVVNGEEITRSTMVQAKEQDMQQLMMMGMDFEGDDGEEMLEMLRHQAVNNLISTTLITQKAAEQGIIAHEEDIDAEYDNLAMQFGGEDMLKEQLSQAGMTVQDLRSEILEYLPLDMYVQAYLDEHLDDDMVTFSEDELRALYEQQQSGFPLIEE is encoded by the coding sequence ATGAAAAGAGAATTGATGATATGTATGATGGGTCTCTTCCTGCTCTTCACCGCGTGCTTTGCGGGATGTGTCGGGGAAAGCCCTGAAGGAATCGATGATCCGATGGTAATCGGGGATCCGGGATCATCTGAACTGCCAGATCAGGAAATGAACGAAGATGACGGATTTCAGGAGGCCCGACCCCATCTGGAGCAGCAGTTGCGTATGGAGGCTGAGCAGCAGCTGATCCAGGCACATCTCACAGATCTTACCGAACAGGCGGATATCCGAATTGATGATGCCGCAGTCGATGGAGGTGCTGATGATTCGGTTGTTGCTGTTGTGAATGGGGAGGAGATCACCAGAAGTACGATGGTCCAGGCAAAAGAGCAGGATATGCAGCAGCTCATGATGATGGGGATGGATTTTGAAGGAGATGATGGTGAAGAGATGCTCGAAATGCTCCGTCACCAGGCAGTCAACAATCTTATTTCAACCACCCTCATCACCCAGAAGGCAGCTGAGCAGGGGATTATTGCTCATGAAGAGGATATTGATGCCGAGTATGACAATCTGGCGATGCAGTTTGGAGGTGAGGATATGCTGAAAGAACAGCTGAGCCAGGCTGGTATGACGGTTCAGGATCTCAGGAGTGAGATTTTGGAGTACCTTCCACTGGATATGTATGTCCAGGCATACCTGGATGAACACCTTGATGATGATATGGTGACGTTTTCCGAGGATGAGTTGCGTGCCCTGTATGAACAGCAGCAATCTGGCTTTCCTCTGATTGAGGAGTAA